In Capsicum annuum cultivar UCD-10X-F1 chromosome 11, UCD10Xv1.1, whole genome shotgun sequence, one genomic interval encodes:
- the LOC107847219 gene encoding uncharacterized protein LOC107847219: protein MVAESLFCVLLNFTFGYFFHLVWKSCRLFSSVASLGIVVLVKRILILRFAAYTFCASLGVFTQYLFSIDQILLDGSSIGLGSFWFGVLLTRERRESCISFLVSSGDLVVSNYAFDIFDSDTAHWVLKVFVASRLNVTGAWQIPQGVTEDREDSKSAAIRELWEETGITSAEIIAKVPQWLTYDFPLAVKVKVNSLWGGEWHGQAQKWFLMRFTHAEIEINLATGEAEAEFSMWKWAIPEEVIKQAVDYKRPTYEEEVRKMMVAKLLNANQQKGESCACCLHTVLIPYTGIQSFVSSLYMNLSAKICIYRLVI from the exons ATGGTGGCGGAATCTCTGTTCTGTGTGTTGCTGAACTTTACTTTTGGATACTTCTTCCACTTAGTCTGGAAATCGTGCAGATTGTTTTCTTCTGTGGCAAGTCTGGGAATAGTGGTACTG GTGAAGAGGATCTTAATCTTGAGGTTTGCAGCCTATACCTTCTGTGCTTCTTTGGGCGTTTTTACCCAATATCTCTTCAGTATTGATCAAAT CCTTTTAGATGGTTCATCAATTGGTCTAGGAAGTTTCTGGTTTGGAGTTCTGTTAACAAGGGAAAGGAGAGAAAGCTGCATAAGTTTCCTGGTTTCTTCTGGTGATCTAGTGGTCTCCAATTATGCTTTTGATATCTTTGACAGCGACACAGCTCATTGGGTGCTAAAG GTCTTTGTGGCGTCCAGATTGAATGTAACCGGAGCATGGCAAATACCACAG GGGGTCACTGAAGATAGAGAAGACTCTAAATCTGCTGCCATCAGGGAATTGTGGGAAGAGACCGGAATAACATCAGCTGAAATAATTGCAAAG GTTCCACAATGGTTGACATATGACTTCCCACTAGCCGTAAAGGTCAAAGTAAACAGTCTTTGGGGAGGAGAATGGCATGGACAGGCACAGA AATG GTTTCTTATGCGATTTACTCATGCTGAAATTGAAATCAACTTAGCTACTGGTGAAGCAGAAGCAGAATTCTCAATGTGGAAGTGGGCAATACCAGAAGAAGTAATTAA ACAGGCTGTAGACTACAAGAGGCCAACATATGAGGAAGAAGTTAGGAAAATGATGGTAGCAAAGCTTCTAAATGCCAATCAACAAAAGGGTGAATCCTGTGCTTGTTGTCTGCATACAGTCCTCATTCCTTACACGGGGATTCAAAGCTTCGTTAGCTCCTTGTACATGAACTTGTCTGCTAAGATTTGCATATATAGATTGGTGATTTGA
- the LOC107847713 gene encoding ATP-dependent DNA helicase homolog RECG, chloroplastic isoform X1: MKYCGSLFVSVLLRKAAAFLNCQLQITPFYFHVYTYMALSTFLLQSRTTMCSSEKCLRSALIFEAQRRYRSFLSKNMRFNNFLSSKMSTVFSRSKHKLSEKLLMEVDVYGRASGKDRSKLRNKGSVVMGYGGLDDLIDGEGTDEQSNIHLDGGADDYDFVLMCKQFASIMLGSSPPVELYCGMTPNHGDNGLWATKICREFLSSPEGEQLISPDSLYETWHSLYSGAANMVSTTYIPDTLETETRQNLQFTVDKPSNLPQHGVKQNDGLVEVMLDQSISFIPGLSKRNSHQLENCGFHTVRKLLQHFPRTYVDLQNAQIGIEDGQYLIFIGKILSSRGIRASYSLSFLEVVVACDVVDNESLSTSKDDGADLMTDKTDNGRKRTVFLHLKKFFRGTRFTYLPFLKSLEEKQKVGDIVCVSGKVRIMRSKNHYEMREYNMDVLQDEKDPSFCAQGRPYPIYPSKGGLSSNFLRDVISRTLKVLPSNIDPIPEDLAHDFGLLCLHDAYAGIHQPKSVKEAELARKRLVFDEFFYLQLGRLFQMLEGLGTKVEKDGLLDKYRKSEFNLINTDGWSMLTKKFLKALPYSLTSSQLRAASEIIWDLKRPVPMNRLLQGDVGCGKTVVAFLACLEVIGLGYQAAFMVPTELLAVQHYEQIQNLLANMEEAECKPSVALLTGSTSTKESRLIHQGIQAGDISLVIGTHSLIAEKVEFSALRIAVVDEQHRFGVIQRGLFNSKLYYNSISSKLSSNIPDDSSKDSVIMAPHILAMSATPIPRSLALALYGDMSLTQITDLPPGRIPVETFVIEGNEAGFEKVYQMMFDELEAGGKIYLVYPVIEQSEQLPQLRAASADLEIISQKFSGYNCGLLHGKMKGDDKTEALNLFRSGETNILLSTQVIEIGVDIPDASMMVVMNAERFGIAQLHQLRGRVGRGERKSKCILVASTDSSLSRLHVLEKSSDGFYLANMDLVMRGPGDLLGRKQSGHLPEFPIARLDIDGNIIQDAHLAALKILGDSLDLEKYPNLKAELSMRQPLCLLGD; this comes from the exons atgaaaTATTGCGGAAGTTTGTTTGTTTCAGTACTCTTAAGGAAAGCTGCTGCTTTCTTGAATTGCCAACTACAGATTACACCATTTTATTTTCATGTCTATACATATATGGCACTTTCAACCTTTCTTCTGCAATCACGTACTACTATG TGTTCAAGTGAGAAATGCTTGAGAAGTGCACTGATATTTGAAGCTCAGAGACGATATAGGAGCTTTTTGAGTAAAAATATGAG GTTTAACAATTTTCTTTCGTCCAAGATGTCGACAGTGTTTTCTAGGTCGAAGCATAAGCTTTCAGAAAAGCTGTTGATGGAAGTAGATGTTTATGGCCGCGCAAGTGGCAAAGATAGGTCTAAGTTACGAAATAAG GGTTCTGTGGTGATGGGTTATGGTGGTTTAGATGACCTAATTGATGGTGAAGGAACTGATGAACAATCTAATATTCATCTTGATGGAGGAGCAGATGACTATGATTTCGTCTTAATGTGTAAACAATTTGCTTCAATCATGTTGGGTTCTTCTCCACCTGTTGAATTATACTGTGGGATGACACCCAACCATGGAGACAACGGGCTTTGGGCCACTAaaatttgtagagagtttctgtCTAGCCCCGAGGGTGAACAATTGATCAGTCCTGATTCACTGTATGAAACATGGCATAGTTTATATTCAGGGGCTGCTAATATGGTTTCCACCACTTATATTCCTGATACTTTGGAGACAGAAACAAGACAAAACTTGCAGTTCACTGTAGATAAACCTTCTAACCTGCCTCAGCATGGGGTCAAACAGAATGATGGATTGGTTGAAGTGATGCTTGATCAATCTATTAGCTTTATTCCAGGGCTCAGCAAACGAAACTCTCATCAGCTGGAAAACTGTGGCTTTCACACG GTGCGGAAATTGCTGCAGCATTTCCCTCGGACATATGTTGATCTGCAAAATGCACAGATTGGAATTGAGGATGGGCAATACTTGATCTTTATTGGAAAAATCTTATCCTCAAG GGGAATAAGAGCTAGTTATTCATTGTCATTTCTTGAGGTGGTTGTTGCTTGTGATGTTGTAGACAATGAGTCGTTATCAACTTCTAAGGATGATGGTGCTGATTTAATGACTGATAAAACTGATAATGGAAGGAAGAGAACAGTATTTTTACACTTGAAAAAGTTTTTCCGAGGCACTCGCTTCACGTACCTACCTTTTCTCAAGAGCCTAGAGGAGAAGCAAAAGGTGGGAGACATTGTATGTGTCAGTGGTAAG GTGCGGATTATGAGGTCAAAAAATCATTACGAGATGAGGGAATACAACATGGATGTGCTACAAGATGAAAAGGATCCATCATTTTGTGCACAAGGGAGGCCGTATCCTATATATCCTTCAAAAGGAGGTTTGAGCTCTAACTTCCTTAGGGATGTGATTTCAAG AACGTTAAAGGTGCTTCCGTCCAATATCGATCCTATACCGGAAGATCTTGCTCATGATTTTGGACTCCTATGCCTTCATGAC GCATATGCAGGAATTCACCAGCCAAAAAGTGTAAAAGAGGCTGAGTTAGCTCGCAAAAGGCTTGTATTTGATGAATTCTTCTATCTTCAG CTAGGGCGGTTATTCCAAATGCTTGAAGGTCTTGGTACAAAAGTAGAGAAAGATGGATTGCTGGATAAGTATCGGAAATCTGAATTTAATTTGATTAACACAGATGGATGGTCCATGCTGACTAAAAAGTTTCTGAAGGCTCTTCCATATTCTCTTACATCGAGTCAACTGCGAGCTGCTTCAGAAATTATTTGGGATCTAAAGCGACCTGTCCCAATGAATCGTCTACTACAG GGTGATGTTGGATGCGGGAAAACTGTGGTTGCATTTTTAGCATGTTTGGAGGTTATCGGGTTAGGTTATCAG GCAGCTTTTATGGTCCCAACCGAGTTGCTTGCTGTTCAGCATTATGAGCAAATTCAAAACTTATTGGCAAACATGGAAGAGGCAGAATGCAAACCATCAGTTGCTTTATTGACTGGCTCAACATCTACAAAGGAATCACGATTGATTCACCAG GGTATCCAAGCTGGAGATATCTCTTTGGTCATTGGGACTCACAGCTTAATCGCTGAAAAAGTGGAATTTTCAGCTTTACGCATCGCTGTTGTGGATGAGCAACATCGCTTTGGAGTAATCCAGAGAGGACTATTTAACAGCAAG TTATATTATAACTCAATAAGTTCCAAGCTCTCTTCGAACATCCCAGACGATTCCTCCAAGGACAGTGTAATTATGGCTCCCCATATTCTAGCTATGTCGGCCACTCCAATTCCAAGGTCGCTGGCTCTGGCTTTGTATGGAGACATGTCTTTGACACAG ATCACTGATTTGCCTCCTGGAAGAATTCCTGTTGAAACATTTGTAATTGAAGGAAATGAAGCTGGATTTGAGAAGGTCTATCAG ATGATGTTTGATGAGTTAGAAGCAGGGGGTAAAATATATCTTGTTTATCCAGTCATTGAACAGTCCGAGCAATTGCCTCAGCTTCGTGCAGCTTCTGCTGATCTTGAGATTATATCTCAAAAGTTTTCAGGGTACAACTGTGGTCTCTTACATGGAAAAATGAAGGGTGATGATAAAACTGAAGCATTAAACCTCTTCAGATCTGGAGAAACCAATATCTTGCTCTCAACGCAAGTTATTGAGATTGGGGTTGATATTCCAGATGCATCTATGATGGTTGTTATGAATGCTGAGAGATTTGGAATTGCTCAGTTGCATCAACTTAGAGGGCGAGTTGGACGCGGAGAAAGGAAGTCCAAGTGTATATTGGTGGCATCAACCGACAGCAGTCTAAGTCGCTTGCATGTTCTTGAGAAATCATCTGACGGTTTTTACCTCGCAAATATGGATCTTGTAATGAGAGGACCTGGAGACTTACTTGGGAGGAAGCAGTCTGGACATCTTCCAGAGTTTCCTATTGCTCGTTTAGAtatagatggaaatatcatacaAGATGCACATCTCGCTGCTTTG AAAATCTTGGGTGATTCTCTTGATCTGGAGAAATATCCAAACCTCAAGGCTGAACTTAGCATGAGGCAGCCATTGTGTCTTCTTGGCGACTAA
- the LOC107847713 gene encoding ATP-dependent DNA helicase homolog RECG, chloroplastic isoform X2, with protein sequence MDTSSVTLTLLKNVLGSVVMGYGGLDDLIDGEGTDEQSNIHLDGGADDYDFVLMCKQFASIMLGSSPPVELYCGMTPNHGDNGLWATKICREFLSSPEGEQLISPDSLYETWHSLYSGAANMVSTTYIPDTLETETRQNLQFTVDKPSNLPQHGVKQNDGLVEVMLDQSISFIPGLSKRNSHQLENCGFHTVRKLLQHFPRTYVDLQNAQIGIEDGQYLIFIGKILSSRGIRASYSLSFLEVVVACDVVDNESLSTSKDDGADLMTDKTDNGRKRTVFLHLKKFFRGTRFTYLPFLKSLEEKQKVGDIVCVSGKVRIMRSKNHYEMREYNMDVLQDEKDPSFCAQGRPYPIYPSKGGLSSNFLRDVISRTLKVLPSNIDPIPEDLAHDFGLLCLHDAYAGIHQPKSVKEAELARKRLVFDEFFYLQLGRLFQMLEGLGTKVEKDGLLDKYRKSEFNLINTDGWSMLTKKFLKALPYSLTSSQLRAASEIIWDLKRPVPMNRLLQGDVGCGKTVVAFLACLEVIGLGYQAAFMVPTELLAVQHYEQIQNLLANMEEAECKPSVALLTGSTSTKESRLIHQGIQAGDISLVIGTHSLIAEKVEFSALRIAVVDEQHRFGVIQRGLFNSKLYYNSISSKLSSNIPDDSSKDSVIMAPHILAMSATPIPRSLALALYGDMSLTQITDLPPGRIPVETFVIEGNEAGFEKVYQMMFDELEAGGKIYLVYPVIEQSEQLPQLRAASADLEIISQKFSGYNCGLLHGKMKGDDKTEALNLFRSGETNILLSTQVIEIGVDIPDASMMVVMNAERFGIAQLHQLRGRVGRGERKSKCILVASTDSSLSRLHVLEKSSDGFYLANMDLVMRGPGDLLGRKQSGHLPEFPIARLDIDGNIIQDAHLAALKILGDSLDLEKYPNLKAELSMRQPLCLLGD encoded by the exons ATGGATACTTCTTCAGTTACTTTGACACTATTGAAAAATGTGCTT GGTTCTGTGGTGATGGGTTATGGTGGTTTAGATGACCTAATTGATGGTGAAGGAACTGATGAACAATCTAATATTCATCTTGATGGAGGAGCAGATGACTATGATTTCGTCTTAATGTGTAAACAATTTGCTTCAATCATGTTGGGTTCTTCTCCACCTGTTGAATTATACTGTGGGATGACACCCAACCATGGAGACAACGGGCTTTGGGCCACTAaaatttgtagagagtttctgtCTAGCCCCGAGGGTGAACAATTGATCAGTCCTGATTCACTGTATGAAACATGGCATAGTTTATATTCAGGGGCTGCTAATATGGTTTCCACCACTTATATTCCTGATACTTTGGAGACAGAAACAAGACAAAACTTGCAGTTCACTGTAGATAAACCTTCTAACCTGCCTCAGCATGGGGTCAAACAGAATGATGGATTGGTTGAAGTGATGCTTGATCAATCTATTAGCTTTATTCCAGGGCTCAGCAAACGAAACTCTCATCAGCTGGAAAACTGTGGCTTTCACACG GTGCGGAAATTGCTGCAGCATTTCCCTCGGACATATGTTGATCTGCAAAATGCACAGATTGGAATTGAGGATGGGCAATACTTGATCTTTATTGGAAAAATCTTATCCTCAAG GGGAATAAGAGCTAGTTATTCATTGTCATTTCTTGAGGTGGTTGTTGCTTGTGATGTTGTAGACAATGAGTCGTTATCAACTTCTAAGGATGATGGTGCTGATTTAATGACTGATAAAACTGATAATGGAAGGAAGAGAACAGTATTTTTACACTTGAAAAAGTTTTTCCGAGGCACTCGCTTCACGTACCTACCTTTTCTCAAGAGCCTAGAGGAGAAGCAAAAGGTGGGAGACATTGTATGTGTCAGTGGTAAG GTGCGGATTATGAGGTCAAAAAATCATTACGAGATGAGGGAATACAACATGGATGTGCTACAAGATGAAAAGGATCCATCATTTTGTGCACAAGGGAGGCCGTATCCTATATATCCTTCAAAAGGAGGTTTGAGCTCTAACTTCCTTAGGGATGTGATTTCAAG AACGTTAAAGGTGCTTCCGTCCAATATCGATCCTATACCGGAAGATCTTGCTCATGATTTTGGACTCCTATGCCTTCATGAC GCATATGCAGGAATTCACCAGCCAAAAAGTGTAAAAGAGGCTGAGTTAGCTCGCAAAAGGCTTGTATTTGATGAATTCTTCTATCTTCAG CTAGGGCGGTTATTCCAAATGCTTGAAGGTCTTGGTACAAAAGTAGAGAAAGATGGATTGCTGGATAAGTATCGGAAATCTGAATTTAATTTGATTAACACAGATGGATGGTCCATGCTGACTAAAAAGTTTCTGAAGGCTCTTCCATATTCTCTTACATCGAGTCAACTGCGAGCTGCTTCAGAAATTATTTGGGATCTAAAGCGACCTGTCCCAATGAATCGTCTACTACAG GGTGATGTTGGATGCGGGAAAACTGTGGTTGCATTTTTAGCATGTTTGGAGGTTATCGGGTTAGGTTATCAG GCAGCTTTTATGGTCCCAACCGAGTTGCTTGCTGTTCAGCATTATGAGCAAATTCAAAACTTATTGGCAAACATGGAAGAGGCAGAATGCAAACCATCAGTTGCTTTATTGACTGGCTCAACATCTACAAAGGAATCACGATTGATTCACCAG GGTATCCAAGCTGGAGATATCTCTTTGGTCATTGGGACTCACAGCTTAATCGCTGAAAAAGTGGAATTTTCAGCTTTACGCATCGCTGTTGTGGATGAGCAACATCGCTTTGGAGTAATCCAGAGAGGACTATTTAACAGCAAG TTATATTATAACTCAATAAGTTCCAAGCTCTCTTCGAACATCCCAGACGATTCCTCCAAGGACAGTGTAATTATGGCTCCCCATATTCTAGCTATGTCGGCCACTCCAATTCCAAGGTCGCTGGCTCTGGCTTTGTATGGAGACATGTCTTTGACACAG ATCACTGATTTGCCTCCTGGAAGAATTCCTGTTGAAACATTTGTAATTGAAGGAAATGAAGCTGGATTTGAGAAGGTCTATCAG ATGATGTTTGATGAGTTAGAAGCAGGGGGTAAAATATATCTTGTTTATCCAGTCATTGAACAGTCCGAGCAATTGCCTCAGCTTCGTGCAGCTTCTGCTGATCTTGAGATTATATCTCAAAAGTTTTCAGGGTACAACTGTGGTCTCTTACATGGAAAAATGAAGGGTGATGATAAAACTGAAGCATTAAACCTCTTCAGATCTGGAGAAACCAATATCTTGCTCTCAACGCAAGTTATTGAGATTGGGGTTGATATTCCAGATGCATCTATGATGGTTGTTATGAATGCTGAGAGATTTGGAATTGCTCAGTTGCATCAACTTAGAGGGCGAGTTGGACGCGGAGAAAGGAAGTCCAAGTGTATATTGGTGGCATCAACCGACAGCAGTCTAAGTCGCTTGCATGTTCTTGAGAAATCATCTGACGGTTTTTACCTCGCAAATATGGATCTTGTAATGAGAGGACCTGGAGACTTACTTGGGAGGAAGCAGTCTGGACATCTTCCAGAGTTTCCTATTGCTCGTTTAGAtatagatggaaatatcatacaAGATGCACATCTCGCTGCTTTG AAAATCTTGGGTGATTCTCTTGATCTGGAGAAATATCCAAACCTCAAGGCTGAACTTAGCATGAGGCAGCCATTGTGTCTTCTTGGCGACTAA
- the LOC107847713 gene encoding ATP-dependent DNA helicase homolog RECG, chloroplastic isoform X3, translating into MGYGGLDDLIDGEGTDEQSNIHLDGGADDYDFVLMCKQFASIMLGSSPPVELYCGMTPNHGDNGLWATKICREFLSSPEGEQLISPDSLYETWHSLYSGAANMVSTTYIPDTLETETRQNLQFTVDKPSNLPQHGVKQNDGLVEVMLDQSISFIPGLSKRNSHQLENCGFHTVRKLLQHFPRTYVDLQNAQIGIEDGQYLIFIGKILSSRGIRASYSLSFLEVVVACDVVDNESLSTSKDDGADLMTDKTDNGRKRTVFLHLKKFFRGTRFTYLPFLKSLEEKQKVGDIVCVSGKVRIMRSKNHYEMREYNMDVLQDEKDPSFCAQGRPYPIYPSKGGLSSNFLRDVISRTLKVLPSNIDPIPEDLAHDFGLLCLHDAYAGIHQPKSVKEAELARKRLVFDEFFYLQLGRLFQMLEGLGTKVEKDGLLDKYRKSEFNLINTDGWSMLTKKFLKALPYSLTSSQLRAASEIIWDLKRPVPMNRLLQGDVGCGKTVVAFLACLEVIGLGYQAAFMVPTELLAVQHYEQIQNLLANMEEAECKPSVALLTGSTSTKESRLIHQGIQAGDISLVIGTHSLIAEKVEFSALRIAVVDEQHRFGVIQRGLFNSKLYYNSISSKLSSNIPDDSSKDSVIMAPHILAMSATPIPRSLALALYGDMSLTQITDLPPGRIPVETFVIEGNEAGFEKVYQMMFDELEAGGKIYLVYPVIEQSEQLPQLRAASADLEIISQKFSGYNCGLLHGKMKGDDKTEALNLFRSGETNILLSTQVIEIGVDIPDASMMVVMNAERFGIAQLHQLRGRVGRGERKSKCILVASTDSSLSRLHVLEKSSDGFYLANMDLVMRGPGDLLGRKQSGHLPEFPIARLDIDGNIIQDAHLAALKILGDSLDLEKYPNLKAELSMRQPLCLLGD; encoded by the exons ATGGGTTATGGTGGTTTAGATGACCTAATTGATGGTGAAGGAACTGATGAACAATCTAATATTCATCTTGATGGAGGAGCAGATGACTATGATTTCGTCTTAATGTGTAAACAATTTGCTTCAATCATGTTGGGTTCTTCTCCACCTGTTGAATTATACTGTGGGATGACACCCAACCATGGAGACAACGGGCTTTGGGCCACTAaaatttgtagagagtttctgtCTAGCCCCGAGGGTGAACAATTGATCAGTCCTGATTCACTGTATGAAACATGGCATAGTTTATATTCAGGGGCTGCTAATATGGTTTCCACCACTTATATTCCTGATACTTTGGAGACAGAAACAAGACAAAACTTGCAGTTCACTGTAGATAAACCTTCTAACCTGCCTCAGCATGGGGTCAAACAGAATGATGGATTGGTTGAAGTGATGCTTGATCAATCTATTAGCTTTATTCCAGGGCTCAGCAAACGAAACTCTCATCAGCTGGAAAACTGTGGCTTTCACACG GTGCGGAAATTGCTGCAGCATTTCCCTCGGACATATGTTGATCTGCAAAATGCACAGATTGGAATTGAGGATGGGCAATACTTGATCTTTATTGGAAAAATCTTATCCTCAAG GGGAATAAGAGCTAGTTATTCATTGTCATTTCTTGAGGTGGTTGTTGCTTGTGATGTTGTAGACAATGAGTCGTTATCAACTTCTAAGGATGATGGTGCTGATTTAATGACTGATAAAACTGATAATGGAAGGAAGAGAACAGTATTTTTACACTTGAAAAAGTTTTTCCGAGGCACTCGCTTCACGTACCTACCTTTTCTCAAGAGCCTAGAGGAGAAGCAAAAGGTGGGAGACATTGTATGTGTCAGTGGTAAG GTGCGGATTATGAGGTCAAAAAATCATTACGAGATGAGGGAATACAACATGGATGTGCTACAAGATGAAAAGGATCCATCATTTTGTGCACAAGGGAGGCCGTATCCTATATATCCTTCAAAAGGAGGTTTGAGCTCTAACTTCCTTAGGGATGTGATTTCAAG AACGTTAAAGGTGCTTCCGTCCAATATCGATCCTATACCGGAAGATCTTGCTCATGATTTTGGACTCCTATGCCTTCATGAC GCATATGCAGGAATTCACCAGCCAAAAAGTGTAAAAGAGGCTGAGTTAGCTCGCAAAAGGCTTGTATTTGATGAATTCTTCTATCTTCAG CTAGGGCGGTTATTCCAAATGCTTGAAGGTCTTGGTACAAAAGTAGAGAAAGATGGATTGCTGGATAAGTATCGGAAATCTGAATTTAATTTGATTAACACAGATGGATGGTCCATGCTGACTAAAAAGTTTCTGAAGGCTCTTCCATATTCTCTTACATCGAGTCAACTGCGAGCTGCTTCAGAAATTATTTGGGATCTAAAGCGACCTGTCCCAATGAATCGTCTACTACAG GGTGATGTTGGATGCGGGAAAACTGTGGTTGCATTTTTAGCATGTTTGGAGGTTATCGGGTTAGGTTATCAG GCAGCTTTTATGGTCCCAACCGAGTTGCTTGCTGTTCAGCATTATGAGCAAATTCAAAACTTATTGGCAAACATGGAAGAGGCAGAATGCAAACCATCAGTTGCTTTATTGACTGGCTCAACATCTACAAAGGAATCACGATTGATTCACCAG GGTATCCAAGCTGGAGATATCTCTTTGGTCATTGGGACTCACAGCTTAATCGCTGAAAAAGTGGAATTTTCAGCTTTACGCATCGCTGTTGTGGATGAGCAACATCGCTTTGGAGTAATCCAGAGAGGACTATTTAACAGCAAG TTATATTATAACTCAATAAGTTCCAAGCTCTCTTCGAACATCCCAGACGATTCCTCCAAGGACAGTGTAATTATGGCTCCCCATATTCTAGCTATGTCGGCCACTCCAATTCCAAGGTCGCTGGCTCTGGCTTTGTATGGAGACATGTCTTTGACACAG ATCACTGATTTGCCTCCTGGAAGAATTCCTGTTGAAACATTTGTAATTGAAGGAAATGAAGCTGGATTTGAGAAGGTCTATCAG ATGATGTTTGATGAGTTAGAAGCAGGGGGTAAAATATATCTTGTTTATCCAGTCATTGAACAGTCCGAGCAATTGCCTCAGCTTCGTGCAGCTTCTGCTGATCTTGAGATTATATCTCAAAAGTTTTCAGGGTACAACTGTGGTCTCTTACATGGAAAAATGAAGGGTGATGATAAAACTGAAGCATTAAACCTCTTCAGATCTGGAGAAACCAATATCTTGCTCTCAACGCAAGTTATTGAGATTGGGGTTGATATTCCAGATGCATCTATGATGGTTGTTATGAATGCTGAGAGATTTGGAATTGCTCAGTTGCATCAACTTAGAGGGCGAGTTGGACGCGGAGAAAGGAAGTCCAAGTGTATATTGGTGGCATCAACCGACAGCAGTCTAAGTCGCTTGCATGTTCTTGAGAAATCATCTGACGGTTTTTACCTCGCAAATATGGATCTTGTAATGAGAGGACCTGGAGACTTACTTGGGAGGAAGCAGTCTGGACATCTTCCAGAGTTTCCTATTGCTCGTTTAGAtatagatggaaatatcatacaAGATGCACATCTCGCTGCTTTG AAAATCTTGGGTGATTCTCTTGATCTGGAGAAATATCCAAACCTCAAGGCTGAACTTAGCATGAGGCAGCCATTGTGTCTTCTTGGCGACTAA